Below is a genomic region from Microbulbifer sp. ALW1.
ACAATATTTCTCAGGAAGCCGGCCGAGTTGAGGGGCTCGTCGAAGATTTTGTTCGGGGTAGTGATGTCGAGCTACATACGGTCATGATTGAGATGCAGAACATGAAGCTCAAGCTACAGGCAGTCACTGAGCTAAGAAATAAGGTGGTTGAAGCCTACCAAGAAGTAATGAGAATGCAGGTGTAACCCTATGAATTCGAAATTCGCACTGTCAGTAGCGATTGCTGTGTTGACGATATTTGCTGGCTCGATGACATATGTACTTTGGAAGGGTGATCACATCGTTGTAGATAGCCTCGCAGACGGACAGAAGCAAGAAGCGCTAAAAAACTATCTCGCAACACGTGGAATAAGCTATAGCGTGAATGATTCGGGGCAGATTATGGTCTCCTCAGACAAGATTGAGGACGTCAGACGTTCTGTTGGCGCTGCTGGCGCACTGAGTCACCAGAGGGTGGGCTTTGAGATCTTTCAGGATGATAGCTATGGTGCGACAGAGTTCGCACAAAAAATATCCTATCAGCGCGCACTACAAGGAGAGCTTGAGAAAACGATTGTTTCGCTAAAGGGAGTACTCGACGCTCGGGTGCATCTGGCGATACCGACCAAGACGCGGATATTTCGAAAAACAGAGGAAGTGGCTGCATCTGTTGTCGTATCACTTGCCGATGAAGGTAGTTTGGCCAGTATTGAGCCGGCTGTCCGAAGTATCATCATTGGCGCAGTTCCGGACATCGCGGCAGAAAGCGTTTCAGTAATTCAGGACAGTGGGAGCCGTTTAGGTAGAGTTGGCGGGCTGGCTGGGGTTGATTCCATTTTGGCGCAGGAGAGGTTACGGGAGTCTGATATTGCCGAGTCAGTATCGAAGATGCTGTTAACTTGGTTCAATCCTGCCGATTTCAGTGTCAGCGTATCGGTCACCATGACCAAGGATAGGAAGACCATTGAATCTACAGCTCCTGTCGCCTCCTCTTCCGTTGTTCGTGCAAAAAAAATGACATCGGGCGAGGATGGTGAAGCTGTAGAAGATATCAGCTATGAGTATGGAACTAAATCTGAAAATATTGAGGTTCCTGCCGGCCAGATCGTCAAGATTGGCATGGGTGTGGCTATTAACACCGATATCAGCGAGCCCCAGATTGCTGCAATCAGAGAATTGATTTCTAGTGCAATTGGGCTGGATGAGCAACGTGGCGATAGCCTAACCGTGATCCGACTGAATGTTTCAGAAAACGTAAGTAGTTTGGGCGCGCCGTTAGTATCTTCAGAGATTGCCGTTTCAAAAAGTGGGCCATTGGCTTACGGCTCGAAGATATTACTGCTTTGGCAAGTAGCAATTTCAGCAGGTGTGGTACTTATGCTGGTGGCAAATCGATTGCACAGAAGGCGACAGAGAAAGCGGGTTGTAAGGAAAGTGGAGTCCTGGTTGACAGGAGAAGTCGTACAGTGAATGCAAAGTTAACCGCAATTGCACTGGCAAGCTTACCGAGCGCTGCGCAGAAGAAGTCAATATCAGAACTCCCTGATAATCAGGTCGTATCAGTTAAGCGTGCGCTCGAGGATCTTAATGAAACCGTCAGTGCACGTGAATTCAAATACTTAACGAGTCGTGATCTGAAAGGGTTGATTTCTAGATTCTCTGATCTTCCAGGTGAAGAAATCAAGCGAAGCCGTGCTATACAGGAGCTCAATATTGGTGAGCAAATGAAGCACTATCTTCTCAAGCAACTCAATTTAGGCTAGAGAATGATATGGCAACACTCAAGCTACCAGTAAAGCAATCTCAAGAAACACAAAAAATTGTGGACGTGGAAACACCCCATCTGGATTCGGAACCAGCAGCTATTCCGGATGGATTGGTAACTAGAGATGAGTTAAATGCGGCTGAAAAAAAAGCCTATGAACTTGGCCTGGTAGACGGGAACGAGGCTGCCAGCCGTAAGGTTTCCGCAGAGCGTGAGGAGGTTGAAGTTCTTAGCGATGCGTTAAAGAGGCAAATCGCTACTCTGGATAAATCGACAAGCGCAATTTCAGGTCTTATTGACGAATTCAATCAAGGTCTTCTTGATGTAAACGGTAGTATCAAAGAAATTGCGAAGCAATTTGAGAATGATTTTGCACGTTACTTTCTATTTGATGAAGATCTCCTTGCGCAGCAAATCGCAAGGAAAGTCGAGAGTTTCTCTAGAGAGATGTCTTTGGTCGACTACCGGATCATTGCTGATCCCACTTTGAAAGAGTCGTTTAAGATGGACGAGTCTCTTGCTCATCACTTGCCAAAAATCGAAGTCGAGTCAGGTGCATGTAAGTTGGTCCTGATTGACAGCGAAGGTGAACTCTACTGGGATCCTGGGATGATTCGTGACTTGCTGATAAAACCAGCCGCTCCCGATTCAGACAGTAAGTAATGTTACAGCGTCAGATTTTGAGTTTTGACTCGTGTACTCCGCCAATTCTGTATCGGAAAGGGTACGTTGTTGGTGTGGATAGGAGCTCGATAATTATTGAAGGAATAGTCGGGCATATCGGTCAGGTTTGCTACGTGCGTGATTGTCTAGGGGCGTATATAGGTGCTGAGATTATAAGAAGTACGATTGATTCAACGATCCTTATGCCCCTAGGTCAGATTGCTGGTGTACTGCCAGGCTGCGTCGTCCTTAAGCCAGTGCAGCAGACAATCCGGTCATTACGTGAATCAATCGACGAATCGTATTTTCTGACAGCTCTGGGCGACCCTGTTGTGGGTTACCAGCGCAATAAGCCTGTTTTTGTTAGTTTGGAAGATGGTACGTACAGTCAGTTTAATGCTGAAGCTTTACCTGCAAGCGAGAAAGCTACTACAGGAATATCAGTTTTTGATGACTTTCTTCCTTTAGCTTATGGGCAGAAGACGGCAATCTTTTCCAAAGCGGGGCTCGGTAAAAGCTCACTCCTAAAAAAGCTAATAAACTCGGATGCATTTGATCATGTGGTATTTGCGTTAGTTGGAGAACGATCAAGAGAACTATTGTCTTTTGTTCGTAACTTAGACCCACGTCAATCAGCCAAGACTACTGTGGTTGGTGCTGCGGCTGCCGAACCAAGTATCCGAAAGGCGAGAGTTGTGGATACAGCCTTAGATGTTGCTCGAGAGTTACTTGCCAGCGGCAAAAAGATACTGCTTGTCGTTGATTCAATTACAAGGTATGCGGGAGCTCTAAGAGAGATAGGTGTCTCATCTGGTGAAATTCCTGGCAGGCAGGGAAACCCATTATCTGTTTTTAGTGGAGTTTCTGCCCTGTTGGAAAGTGCCTCAGTTTATGACAATGAATCGAGTTTAACGATCGTTGGTAGTGTGCTCCTGGAATCGGACTTTGAGGATCTGATTGCTGATTTTGTAAAGTCCGTTACCGATGGTCATGTGTTTCTATCAAGCAAGCTTGCGAATAAAGGAATTTTTCCAGCAATTGACTTGCTGACAAGTCAGTCGAGACTCTCTGAAGTAGTCTTCTCCGATGCAGAGAAGATAGCTGCTCAGTCTATTCGGAGTGCAGTTGCTGAGTTTGATGAGTTGGAAGATTACATCCGGTTCTCAGGCTATCGCTCTGGCGAGCAACAGTCGGTTGATAACGCTGTTGCGAATAGGAAATTCATAAACTCTTGGCTCCTCGGAGATGAAAAGTTTTCCGACCTCTTGGAGACTATTTCAAGTGCTTAGTTTTTATAAGTTGGCCAAATACCAGCGGTATAAAGCGCTTCGTAAAATCGTTGGGGAAGGACGCGTGCTTCGGGAGAGTAGCAGTAGGGTTGAGTCGCGGAAAAGGCATGTACAAGCAGAGTTGGAGAACCTTGATCGTACATTGAATAATACTGTTTCGTCAGGGATACCGCTTTATTTGCTGGATGAATACTTAAATAAAGTCCCAGTATACGCGGAGAACTCGGTGCGCTTGGAGACTGAATCGAAGCGTCTACTCTCCGAAGTCGAGCGAATCGAGTCGATGTCAGCTGCGGTTTCCTCACAAATTGATTTATTCGGTGAAATGGAGCGAAAACAAAGGCTTTTGGAAAAATTTTCCCTCGATCAATACCAGGATGACTTGATTCGGGACGAGTTGCGGAATAGGTCCAGTTAAAAATGGGTATTCACTCACTGTCAGATTTCACATTCCTGCCATATGGCGATGTTGAATTTCGTGAAGATCGTGCATCCAGTAATAGAGTGGATGGTCAGTCATTCGATCAGTTTCTGCTATCTGACGCTCAGAGTCATACTTCTTCAGAGAAAGACAATTCAATTTCGGAAATTGAATCTGCCGATAGTCTCGACACTCGCCAGCACGTAATTTTATTCTCAGGCAGTATTTATGAAGAGGTTTACTCCAGCGTTCAGAGCTGGCCTCGTCTATTGTCGTTCGCTACAGGAGTTGATGGCGTTTCTCTGAAATTTGGTAACTCAAGGGAAATTGGGGTTATGTCAATAACTGTAACAGAGTCAACGTCTTATGAGAAAGTCAATAGCCATGATGTGGTGAGGCTTCGCGACTTTCTGAATCCCTTTTGGGGTAAAGGCAATTCTGCGTCAGGGAATATAGTTGGCAGTAGTGCTTCTACGATTGAAAGTATAAATGCGCGTATTTCTCATGCTCCGCAAGCGACAAACCATAGCGTCACAACATGGTCAAACAGCTCATTACCTAATAGATCTATTCTGTTTTTGCTGATGAATGATATGGAAAACGAGGATAGTTGTTATTCAATATTTGTTCGGAATTACGGCGAGACACGTGAAAATAGTAGCTGGTTATTTGAAATGATTCCATCGAGCATGCTTAGAAACGCAAAAGTGCATTTTAACGGTGAGGCCTTAGATTATGTCCGTTGACGCAATTGGGAGTATCTTGGGGGGTGTCGAGACAGAATCGTCAAATTCCATCTCTCAAGAAGAGTTTCTTCGATTGTTTCTGGCGCAGCTTCAGTTTCAAGATCCCATGGAGCCGTTAGACAACAGCGAATTTTTGGCGCAATTGGCGCAATTCTCCAGTATTGAGCAGAACCGACAGAATGGTTTGCAGTTGGAAAATATTGCGAGACTAAATTCCAGCTATCAGGCCTCTGAATTACTAGGCCGGTCGGTGGAAGTCTCCTCTGAAAGCGGAAGTCTATTCGGATCCATCTCAGCTGTGTCGTTCGATGGAACTGGAACAACCTTTACCGTCAATTCCACGGATGGCAATGTCGTTTCGGGGCTTCGTCTTTCTCAAATACGTGTTATACGACAATAAGGTAAAATATGCTCCAGTCATTTTTTAATGGTTTGTCCGGAATGGTCGTGTTTTCGCAAGGTCTTAACACGATCAGTAATAATGTTGCAAATATGAATACCCCGGGCTTTAAAGCCGTAAACAATTTCTATCGCGCGCTTGGAGAGGATGGGCATGGAATTGGCGCGAAACTTTCCGGTGAGTATATGGATGAGTCGGCAGGGACAATCCGTGATACCGGCAGAGCCACTGATCTAGCGGTTATTGGTGAAGGCTATTTCATTGTTGAGAAAGATGGTCTCTATCAGTACACGCGGAATGGCCAGTTCGTGTTTGATGACGATGGATTCCTAAAGGATACCGTGTCTGATGGTTATGTAATGGGAGCTGGCCCGAGCGGTAATTTGTATCGCATCGACATTTCTACAATGAAAACCTTGCCACCGGAAGCTACTACTGCACTCAGTTTTTCTGGGAACCTTTCGACAGGTGATGATGAGCACGAAATCCCGGCGATTTCTGTCTTTAATAGCTTGGGTGAGGAGGTGACGTTTGGGCTTCGTTTTGTCAATAGTACGGCCACGAACCCTGGTGAGTGGTCTGTAGTCGTTGAGAGTGATTCTGGAATTCCTTTGTGGACAGGTCAGCTGAATTTTGGGTTAGATGGGTCGGTAAGTCCAGGTAGCGAATCATTGTCGATTACCATTCCTTCCGCTGAAAATGGCACTGCCGGTGTTGCACTAGATTTAACCCTGACGTTCGGCGTCCCCGGGGATTTCTCGGCGAGCACATCATTTGCAGGTGGAACAGTTTCAACACTTGGATCTGAGATTGTGGATGGTCGTGGTTCTGAGGGACTAGTGGCGGCAAGTTTTAACGACAAGGGGGCCCTTAATCTTCTTTATTCCAATGGAGATACGGAAGAGCCCTATACCATTGGTTTGGCATATTTCGACAACCCTCAAAATTTACGGCATATGGGAGATGGATTCTATGTGGCGAATACCTTGCAAGGTGTCAGTTATGGTCAACCGGATACTGGTATCTTCGGTTCGATTCAAGGAAATAGCATCGAATCATCAAATGTCGATTTGGTGCGCGAGTTTGCAGAAATGATTATTGCGCAGCGGGGCTATCAGGCGGCGTCTCACGTTATGGACGTAGCTAACACCATGATTGAAACACTGTATCAGTCTAAAGGTTGATGCCTGATGAGAGTTTTTAACGTGACTGGAGATTGCTCCGAGGTTTCAAAAGTATTCCCGAAGGTGGATGAGGTCTCTCGCTGGCTAAGCGAGTGGCTGGATTTGGATGCCAGATTTACTGCGGAATTTTTGGTGATCACACCTGCTGATTTGGGCGGTTGGTCTAGTTGGTATGCTGATGATGGGATAGTCCTAGTCTCTAATTCAATCCGAGAATTTGTAGATTTAGAATTGCGGAAGTTATCTGAAACCTGCGTTGGCTATGATTCGGAGTCAGTATATTCGATTGCCGAGAATATGCTGTTAAATTGCTTTGGCGTGGAATCAATTGAACGCATAGATGTGCTTCGGGAAGCTATTACGTCGTTTGACGTTTTAGTGTTTTCTTTCAATCTACCTAATGGTCAGATAGGTTCTATTGCATTTTCTGCGGCATGTGCATTCGGGCCGTTGAAGCTTGGCAAATTGGACCCCAGTCCTATTGAATGTTTCGCGCTGAAAAATAAAGTTGACTTAGAGGTGAAAAAGAAAGTTGATATCAATTTGCAATCGGTTAAATCAATTCGTCCAGGAGATGAAATTACCCTTGGGGCCTTGGAAAATTTCAGCTGGAGCTTAACAGTTCAATCTGAAGATGTTGGTCTGTCAGCATACCTTGGCAGGAATGGCGATAAGCGCGCAGTTGTAGTTGAGAATTGATATGAGTGAAGTTGTGTTAGAAGACATTTCCAACCTCGATGAGAGTGTGAAGGGAAAGGCAATATCTGGAAATTTTGACAAGATCCTAAACAATGTCCAAGTGGAGTTGGAGGTTGTAGTTGGCTCAGTAAAGGTTGAGTTAGGGAAGCTTGTCAATGGCAAAGTAGGTAATGTGATTACACTGGATCAGGCTATCGGAGACCCTGTTGTATTGAAGTGCGATGGTCTAGAAGTTGGGCGTGGTATTTTGGTGGCGAGCGGCGCTAATCTTGCAGTTAAAGTCATTGAAAGTGACTGATTTCGGGGTGATTTAGTAGTGGCTGAGCAATTTAGTTGGTTTACGATCTTGACATCGTTGACTTTTTTGCCATTTTTCCTTGTCGCAGTTACACCTTTTTTACGATTCATTATTGTGTTTTCGGCAATCCGTTATGCGCTTGGACTTCAGCAGAGCCCACCGAATATCGTCTTGATTGCTTTAGCAATATTCACAACTGTTGCTGTAATGGGTGATATACCGAACCAGATATATAGTAGCGTTCTTCTTCCATTGTCTGAGCAAGATATCACGATGAAAGCGGCCGCCGACGAAATTTCAAATGTGGCAAAAGGCTGGATGATACCTCGGGTATCCGGTGATGATTTGGAAGCAGTATATGCGATGTCTCAATCTGCGGTACCGGCTTCTGCCGAAGAAGTATCTATCACTAAGCTGATGCCTGCGTACATGTTAAGTGAACTGGCTTATGGTTTTAAAGCAGCTTTTTTTGTGATGGTACCGTTTTTGCTGGTTGACTTGGTTGTTTCAGGTGTGCTTATGTCGCTGGGTATGATCATGCTCCCACCAATTACAGTTTCAATGCCAATTAAGCTAATGCTATTTGTGCTTCTTGACGGCTGGTCTCTCATTACATTAAACCTGGCTCAGAGCACCTCAATCTAGGATTTTTATAATGAATAATCAAAAATTTGATTCAGAAGAGCTCCTGCATCTTGCCATTCATGCATCTCTGAATGGCCGTATCGACGATTCAATCATCAAGTTGAAGCAACTTCTCGAAGTTGATCCCGATCATTCCAATGCACACTTTTTGCTGGCAGCTGATTATGCGGAGATTAAGCTTTTTGATAAGTCAATTTTTCACTATCGCGAAGTTCTAAACTTGCGCCCGGAGATGTCGGTTGCTCGGATTCAGTTTGCTCTATTGCTGACCGCGCTAGACAATCTTGATGAGGCTGCACAGGTTTTGGAGTATTTCTCTGGACTGGAAGGTGATTCATATGAAAAGTACGTTCATGAAGGTCTGATT
It encodes:
- the fliE gene encoding flagellar hook-basal body complex protein FliE, which produces MNEIIGGDLQTNALPDTSNFTEFLDNISQEAGRVEGLVEDFVRGSDVELHTVMIEMQNMKLKLQAVTELRNKVVEAYQEVMRMQV
- a CDS encoding flagellar M-ring protein FliF C-terminal domain-containing protein gives rise to the protein MNSKFALSVAIAVLTIFAGSMTYVLWKGDHIVVDSLADGQKQEALKNYLATRGISYSVNDSGQIMVSSDKIEDVRRSVGAAGALSHQRVGFEIFQDDSYGATEFAQKISYQRALQGELEKTIVSLKGVLDARVHLAIPTKTRIFRKTEEVAASVVVSLADEGSLASIEPAVRSIIIGAVPDIAAESVSVIQDSGSRLGRVGGLAGVDSILAQERLRESDIAESVSKMLLTWFNPADFSVSVSVTMTKDRKTIESTAPVASSSVVRAKKMTSGEDGEAVEDISYEYGTKSENIEVPAGQIVKIGMGVAINTDISEPQIAAIRELISSAIGLDEQRGDSLTVIRLNVSENVSSLGAPLVSSEIAVSKSGPLAYGSKILLLWQVAISAGVVLMLVANRLHRRRQRKRVVRKVESWLTGEVVQ
- a CDS encoding flagellar hook assembly protein FlgD, with product MSVDAIGSILGGVETESSNSISQEEFLRLFLAQLQFQDPMEPLDNSEFLAQLAQFSSIEQNRQNGLQLENIARLNSSYQASELLGRSVEVSSESGSLFGSISAVSFDGTGTTFTVNSTDGNVVSGLRLSQIRVIRQ
- a CDS encoding flagellar hook-basal body complex protein, which codes for MLQSFFNGLSGMVVFSQGLNTISNNVANMNTPGFKAVNNFYRALGEDGHGIGAKLSGEYMDESAGTIRDTGRATDLAVIGEGYFIVEKDGLYQYTRNGQFVFDDDGFLKDTVSDGYVMGAGPSGNLYRIDISTMKTLPPEATTALSFSGNLSTGDDEHEIPAISVFNSLGEEVTFGLRFVNSTATNPGEWSVVVESDSGIPLWTGQLNFGLDGSVSPGSESLSITIPSAENGTAGVALDLTLTFGVPGDFSASTSFAGGTVSTLGSEIVDGRGSEGLVAASFNDKGALNLLYSNGDTEEPYTIGLAYFDNPQNLRHMGDGFYVANTLQGVSYGQPDTGIFGSIQGNSIESSNVDLVREFAEMIIAQRGYQAASHVMDVANTMIETLYQSKG
- a CDS encoding FliM/FliN family flagellar motor switch protein, whose product is MSEVVLEDISNLDESVKGKAISGNFDKILNNVQVELEVVVGSVKVELGKLVNGKVGNVITLDQAIGDPVVLKCDGLEVGRGILVASGANLAVKVIESD
- a CDS encoding flagellar type III secretion system pore protein FliP, translating into MAEQFSWFTILTSLTFLPFFLVAVTPFLRFIIVFSAIRYALGLQQSPPNIVLIALAIFTTVAVMGDIPNQIYSSVLLPLSEQDITMKAAADEISNVAKGWMIPRVSGDDLEAVYAMSQSAVPASAEEVSITKLMPAYMLSELAYGFKAAFFVMVPFLLVDLVVSGVLMSLGMIMLPPITVSMPIKLMLFVLLDGWSLITLNLAQSTSI